In Corylus avellana chromosome ca2, CavTom2PMs-1.0, the following proteins share a genomic window:
- the LOC132172102 gene encoding U-box domain-containing protein 4 codes for MVSIEDSHSSSNRFPLSRNLYSPKVHRHSMGRSMRTIRSNVYQRNDDESSCCSFVVERSGCVSENLTDSGIDMRLSELAMRNGKSLKSTSSSEMEEMKEFLDLSQAFSDLSVCSSDISGELQRLANLPATSLDYIREDADVAEAAEPCSGFLQRENFSTEIIESISPEDLQPTVKICVDGLQSPSIAVKRSAAAKLRLLAKNRADNRALIGESGAVPALIPLLRCSSDPLTQEHAVTALLNLSLLEGNKALITNAGAIKSLVYVLKTGTETSKQNAACALLSLALLEENKSSIGACGAIPPLVSLVLNGSSRGKKDALTTLYKLCSIRPNKERAVSAGAVKPLVELVAEQGSGMAEKAMVVLSSLAGIEEGRESIVEEGGIAVLVEAIEDGSVKGKEFAVLTLLQLCADSVRNRGLLVREGAIPPLVALSQTGCVSVRAKHKAETLLGYLREPRQEAACSSP; via the exons ATGGTTTCTATAGAAGACTCCCATTCGAGCTCCAACCGGTTCCCTCTATCCCGAAACTTGTATTCGCCGAAAGTTCACCGACACAGCATGGGCCGGTCGATGCGCACCATACGGTCCAACGTGTACCAAAGGAACGACGACGAGAGCAGTTGCTGCTCATTTGTCGTCGAGAGATCGGGGTGTGTGTCCGAGAACCTGACAGACTCGGGCATCGACATGCGGCTGAGCGAGCTTGCAATGCGGAACGGCAAGTCGCTGAAGTCCACGTCGTCGTCTGAGATGGAGGAGATGAAGGAGTTTCTGGATCTTTCCCAGGCCTTCAGCGACCTGTCGGTTTGCAGCAGCGACATCTCCGGGGAGCTACAGAGGCTAGCGAACTTGCCCGCGACGTCGTTGGACTACATCCGCGAGGATGCTGACGTAGCGGAGGCGGCCGAGCCGTGTTCGGGGTTTCTACAGAGGGAGAACTTCTCGACGGAGATAATCGAGAGCATTTCGCCGGAGGATCTCCAGCCGACGGTGAAGATCTGCGTGGACGGGCTCCAATCGCCGTCTATTGCCGTGAAGCGGTCGGCGGCGGCCAAGCTGAGGCTTTTGGCGAAGAACCGCGCCGATAACCGGGCTCTGATCGGCGAGTCCGGTGCAGTCCCTGCTCTGATTCCGCTTCTCCGGTGCAGCAGCGATCCCTTGACGCAAGAACACGCCGTCACGGCCTTGCTCAACCTCTCTCTCCTCGAAGGCAACAAGGCCTTGATCACAAACGCCGGTGCGATCAAGTCCTTAGTGTACGTTCTCAAGACCGGCACCGAGACCTCCAAGCAGAACGCAGCGTGCGCGTTGCTTAGCCTGGCTCTGCTGGAG GAGAACAAAAGCTCGATCGGGGCCTGCGGGGCAATCCCGCCGCTGGTGTCGTTGGTGCTGAATGGTTCGAGTAGGGGGAAGAAGGACGCTTTAACGACGTTGTATAAGCTCTGCTCGATAAGGCCGAACAAGGAGAGGGCCGTGAGCGCCGGGGCAGTGAAGCCGCTGGTGGAGCTGGTGGCGGAGCAGGGGAGCGGGATGGCGGAGAAGGCGATGGTGGTGCTGAGTAGCCTGGCGGGGATTGAGGAAGGGAGGGAGTCCATTGTGGAGGAGGGTGGGATTGCGGTGCTGGTGGAGGCTATTGAGGATGGGTCAGTCAAAGGGAAGGAGTTTGCCGTGCTCACGCTGTTGCAGCTGTGTGCAGACAGCGTCAGGAATCGGGGGTTGCTGGTGAGGGAGGGGGCGATTCCTCCGCTGGTGGCGCTCTCACAGACTGGGTGTGTTAGTGTTAGAGCTAAGCACAAG GCCGAAACGCTTCTTGGGTATTTGAGAGAACCAAGACAAGAGGCAGCCTGTTCAAGTCCTTAG
- the LOC132170841 gene encoding ras-related protein RABA5a, translating into MAFYSEEEKSEDYLFKIVLIGDSAVGKSNLLARFARDEFYPNSKSTIGVEFQTQKMDINGKEIKAQIWDTAGQERFRAVTSAYYRGAVGALLVYDISRRQTFDNIARWLNELQTHSDMNVVTILVGNKSDLKDAREVSTAEGKDLAEAQGLFFMETSALDSSNVAAAFQTVVTEIYHILSRKVMISQELKKQDPTWMGNGKTVVVLQGGNQEAAVEPRKGWCCSS; encoded by the exons ATGGCCTTTTattctgaagaagaaaaatctgagGATTACCTCTTCAAGATTGTTTTAATTGGTGATTCAGCTGTTGGAAAATCAAACTTGCTTGCAAGATTTGCTAGAGATGAGTTCTACCCTAATTCAAAGTCAACAATAGGAGTGGAGTTCCAAACCCAAAAGATGGATATCAATGGAAAGGAAATCAAGGCTCAGATCTGGGACACAGCAGGTCAAGAGCGATTCAGGGCTGTTACATCTGCATATTATAGAGGTGCAGTTGGAGCTCTTCTTGTGTACGACATCAGTAGACGCCAGACATTTGATAACATTGCCAGATGGCTTAATGAACTTCAAA CGCACTCCGACATGAATGTTGTCACGATACTTGTTGGCAATAAGTCTGATCTCAAGGATGCGAGGGAGGTATCGACTGCTGAAGGCAAGGACTTGGCAGAAGCACAGGGTTTGTTTTTTATGGAAACATCTGCTCTTGATTCCTCCAATGTAGCCGCCGCTTTTCAGACAGTTGTGACAGAGATCTACCATATATTAAGCCGAAAAGTGATGATATCTCAAGAGCTCAAGAAACAAGATCCTACCTGGATGGGAAATGGAAAAACTGTGGTGGTCTTGCAGGGAGGGAACCAAGAAGCAGCTGTAGAGCCTAGAAAAGGTTGGTGTTGCTCATCTTGA
- the LOC132172039 gene encoding inositol transporter 4, which produces MVEGGVISADKTEFLECFRITWKTPYILRLAATAGIGGLLFGYDTGVISGALLYIREDFDSVDRKTWFQELIVSMAVGAAIIGAAIGAWMNDALGRKKSILTADALFFVGAIVMAAAPAPWMIVLGRIFVGLGVGMASMTAPLYISEASPARIRGALVSMNGILITFGQFLSYLVNLGFTQVNGTWRYMLGVAAIPPFIQFILMLSLPESPRWLYRMNKREEAMRILQRIYSAEDVETEMKLLEASVEAEKNDEADIGNDIITKCRNAMKNVVVRRALYAGITVQVVQQFVGINTVMYYSPTIMQLAGFASKVVALGLSLVTSGLNCVGSVVAMCFVDRFGRRKMMLVSLVSIIIGLVALSMVFLASSRNAPRISDFDSNHLVLNGTCSAYISAPNPSSWNCMTCLKQDCGYCASAGNHFQPGACLASDKEVGNVCKRNNRVWYDKGCPSKLGVLAVVLLGLYIIVYAPGMGTVPWIVNAEIYPLKYRGFGGGVAAMANWSSNLIVSMTFLSLTEALGSWATFLFYAAFSFVGLIAIFMLVPETKSMPLEQIENTLRKGFKPFGRRREQTNNDGEAA; this is translated from the exons ATGGTGGAGGGGGGTGTCATATCTGCAGACAAGACAGAGTTTCTTGAATGTTTTCGGATCACATGGAAAACACCATACATTTTGCGTCTTGCTGCCACGGCTGGCATTGGTGGTCTCCTCTTCGGCTATGACACcg GTGTGATTTCGGGAGCATTGCTATACATCCGTGAAGACTTTGATTCCGTTGACCGGAAAACATGGTTCCAGGAGTTGATAGTGAGTATGGCGGTTGGAGCAGCCATTATAGGTGCAGCCATTGGGGCATGGATGAACGACGCTCTCGGGAGAAAAAAGTCAATTTTAACGGCAGACGCTCTGTTTTTCGTGGGTGCGATTGTGATGGCTGCTGCTCCGGCTCCTTGGATGATTGTTCTTGGAAGGATCTTCGTTGGCCTGGGAGTTGGAATGGCTTCAATGACGGCGCCGCTATATATTTCTGAAGCCTCTCCGGCTAGAATCAGGGGCGCACTTGTCAGCATGAATGGTATCCTAATCACATTTGGACAATTCTTATCCTACCTTGTCAATCTCGGCTTTACTCag gtaaaCGGAACTTGGCGATACATGCTTGGAGTGGCAGCAATCCCGCCTTTTATTCAATTTATCCTCATGTTGTCACTTCCGGAGTCCCCGAGATGGCTGTACCGAATG AACAAGAGAGAAGAGGCAATGAGAATTTTGCAAAGAATCTACTCTGCCGAAGACGTTGAAACAGAGATGAAACTATTGGAGGCATCTGTTGAAGCAGAAAAGAATGATGAGGCGGATATAGGGAACGACATCATCACCAAGTGTAGGAACGCTATGAAGAATGTGGTAGTGAGAAGGGCTCTTTATGCCGGCATTACTGTCCAAGTTGTGCAGCAATTTGTTGGCATAAACACCGTCATGTATTACAGCCCGACTATCATGCAACTCGCCGGATTTGCCTCCAAGGTGGTGGCTTTGGGCCTCTCTCTCGTTACATCTGGTCTGAATTGCGTAGGTTCTGTAGTCGCCATGTGTTTTGTCGACAGATTTGGGAGAAGAAAAATGATGCTTGTTTCTTTGGTTTCCATCATCATTGGCCTCGTCGCTCTCTCCATGGTGTTTTTAGCCTCATCTAGGAATGCGCCGCGTATTAGCGACTTTGATTCCAACCACCTCGTACTCAACGGCACTTGCTCTGCTTACATATCAGCCCCCAACCCATCATCTTGGAACTGCATGACCTGCCTCAAGCAGGATTGTGGCTACTGCGCTAGCGCAGGCAACCAT TTTCAACCTGGGGCTTGCTTAGCTAGTGATAAGGAAGTTGGAAATGTATGTAAAAGAAACAATCGTGTGTGGTACGACAAGGGTTGTCCTAGTAAACTGGGAGTGTTGGCTGTCGTGCTTCTCGGATTGTACATAATAGTTTATGCTCCGGGCATGGGGACGGTGCCGTGGATCGTTAATGCAGAGATCTATCCGCTCAAATACAGAGGCTTTGGGGGAGGCGTGGCAGCCATGGCCAACTGGTCTTCCAATCTAATTGTGAGCATGACCTTCTTGTCTTTGACAGAGGCTTTGGGTTCCTGGGCCACCTTCCTTTTCTATGCTGCCTTCTCCTTCGTTGGCCTTATTGCTATCTTTATGTTGGTGCCTGAAACGAAAAGTATGCCGCTTGAGCAGATTGAGAACACCCT